CCCCCATGACCTCGGCGGCCGTCTCGTTGTCGCGGACGGAGTGCAGCGCGCGCCCCACCCGCGAGCGGAGCAGGAACCGCACGATCACGAACGCGAGGACCGCCCCGGCGAGCGCGAGGAAGTACAGCCACTGGTCGGCGGCCAGGCCCGTCCAGGACGGCGGCGCCGGCTTCTCCAGCGTCAGCCCCATCGACCCGCCGGTCACCGACTCGAACCGCTTCAGCAGCGGCACCAGGAAGATCGCGATGGCCAGCGTGACGAGCGCCAGGTACAGCCCCCGCAGCCGGGTCGCCGGTATCCCGAGCGCCAGCCCGATCGCGAACGTCAGCGCCGCCGCGAGCGGGAACGTCAGCAGGTACGGGACGTCCCAGTGGTACATCATCGCGGCCGTCCCGTAGGCGCCGACGGCGAAGAACGCCCCGTGCCCGAGCGAGATCTGCCCGCCGTGGCCGACCAGCAGGTTCAGCCCCATCAGCGCGACCGCGTACACCATCACCATCGTCAGCTGGAACACCCGGAACGGGACCAGCTCGAACGGCGCCCGCAGCGCCACCAGCAGCAGCACGCCCAGCAGGATCGGGCGCCAGTGCCGGACGGCGAACGCCGTCACCCGGTCGCGGGCCGTGGGTTCGACGCGGGCCTCGGCCGTCTTCGTCTCGCTCATGTCGCTTTCCGTCCGGTTCATGCGCGCTCCACCGC
The nucleotide sequence above comes from Actinomadura algeriensis. Encoded proteins:
- a CDS encoding branched-chain amino acid ABC transporter permease; this translates as MSETKTAEARVEPTARDRVTAFAVRHWRPILLGVLLLVALRAPFELVPFRVFQLTMVMVYAVALMGLNLLVGHGGQISLGHGAFFAVGAYGTAAMMYHWDVPYLLTFPLAAALTFAIGLALGIPATRLRGLYLALVTLAIAIFLVPLLKRFESVTGGSMGLTLEKPAPPSWTGLAADQWLYFLALAGAVLAFVIVRFLLRSRVGRALHSVRDNETAAEVMGVKPASYKRLAFAWSAMFAGAAGCLYTWTIGFVSPDSFTVNLSITLLAAIVVGGLGSAAGPLLGGLFMMFVPSLSQDINEAAPGVIFGLLIIAVMYVAPTGLAGLPGRIAPWTTDKILRKR